The proteins below come from a single Gammaproteobacteria bacterium genomic window:
- the lpxC gene encoding UDP-3-O-acyl-N-acetylglucosamine deacetylase, translated as MIKQRTLKNVIRATGVGLHTGNKVYMTLRPAAADTGIVFRRVDLDVPVEIPARSEYVGDARLSTTLVRGDVRISTVEHLLSAMAGLGIDNAYIDLSAPEVPIMDGSAGPFVFLIQSAGIEEQNRSKRFIRIKHPVQIKEGDKWVRFEPYDGFKVSFTIDFDHPAFKGRHQEATLDFSTTSFVKEVSRARTFGFMRDIERLRENNLALGGSLDNAIVVDDYRVLNEDGLRYEDEFVKHKVLDAVGDLYLLGHSLIGSFCGYKSGHALNNRLLRALIADIRAWEIVTFDDDSHQQVPPVFLRPAFG; from the coding sequence ATGATAAAACAACGCACGTTGAAGAACGTGATCCGGGCCACCGGGGTTGGACTGCACACAGGGAACAAGGTTTACATGACCTTGCGCCCTGCGGCAGCAGATACGGGTATCGTCTTTCGGCGTGTCGATCTGGATGTCCCCGTCGAGATTCCGGCACGCAGTGAGTATGTTGGTGATGCCCGATTATCCACCACCCTAGTGAGGGGTGATGTCCGCATCTCGACCGTAGAACATCTGCTGTCGGCGATGGCGGGATTGGGGATCGATAATGCCTATATCGATCTCAGTGCCCCGGAGGTGCCCATCATGGATGGGAGCGCGGGTCCCTTCGTATTTCTCATCCAGTCGGCAGGGATTGAGGAGCAGAATCGTTCGAAACGCTTTATCCGAATTAAGCATCCGGTTCAGATTAAGGAAGGGGATAAGTGGGTTCGTTTCGAACCCTACGATGGTTTTAAGGTCTCCTTCACTATCGACTTCGACCATCCAGCCTTTAAAGGGCGTCATCAGGAAGCGACCCTGGATTTTTCCACTACCTCTTTTGTCAAGGAGGTGAGTCGTGCCCGCACTTTTGGCTTTATGCGTGATATCGAACGCTTGCGGGAGAATAACCTCGCTTTGGGAGGCAGTCTTGATAACGCCATCGTCGTGGACGATTACCGCGTCCTTAACGAAGATGGATTGCGCTATGAAGACGAATTCGTCAAGCACAAGGTTCTGGATGCGGTTGGTGACCTTTACCTCCTTGGTCACAGTCTGATCGGATCTTTCTGTGGCTACAAATCCGGCCACGCCCTGAATAATCGGTTATTACGGGCGCTGATTGCGGACATCCGAGCCTGGGAAATTGTTACCTTTGATGATGATTCCCACCAGCAGGTCCCGCCAGTTTTTCTCCGGCCTGCCTTTGGTTGA